The DNA window TGGAGGGGGGCCCGATTGGGCTGCCATCCAGGCAATGAGGGTTTGCAGTTTTTCTTCGCTGAAGTAGGAGCGCACTACATGCTCGTAGGGACGCAAAATGTGGCGAAGCTCTTCGTGCCAGGGAAGAGGCGTAGATTCTCCCATGACCATTCGTTTGCCAATTTGCCAGGGAGTGGGGCTGGCCAGGAAGAGGTCGCGCATCGTACGGGCAAAGCCCTGCCAGTCCGTTACGAACCGCTGATACGCTTCTCCTTCGCCTGGAAACTTCGATTCGAGATGATGAATGGTGCGGTCGAGGTCGCGGTGAATAAAGACGGTATCTCCGTCGGGAAACGGCGCCACGAACATCGGATCCAGATCGATGTAGGTGAGCCCGTACTGTTCCAGTTCTAGCTCCTGGACGACGGGGGTCTGGCGAATGAGGATATGTGCACTGCCGCCGAGATCGATCTGGTAGCCGGGGATCAACTCCTTCGTGGAGACCGCGCCTCCCACGATGTCGCGGCGCTCGAACACAGCCACTCGGTATCCTGCTTGCGCCAAATACGCTGCGGTAATCAATCCATTGTGTCCCGCACCGATTGTGATTACGTCGTAGTCCATAAGAGGCGGGGATTGGGAGAAAGAGGACAGGTCGAAACGTCGAAGACGGCGCAGACGGTCCTCTGTTAAAAAGGGGGAACGTCATTTTCACGGTCCTCAACAGAGATATTCCGAAACCGTTGAGGACGTCAGGCGTGAAAAATTAAGCGATGGTGAAGTACCGTCGTTTCCCTTGGTCGTCACCGTACTTCGCCGTTGCAGCGTTGCTCAATCTTGTTGTACGCCCGCTTCGTTGTAGAGGGGCAGGGGAGATTGGGGTGAGCACCGCCATTCCTTACATGAGACACGACGGCAGGCACTCCATTATGAATTGGATCTACCAAGTACTGAGTTTCTTCGTGGCCTTCGGGCCTGTCATCCTCGGGACGTTGCTCTGGCATTTCATCTGGAGTGACGACTCCGACTCCTCAGGGGGCCCTCCCGGGGGCCCTCGATGGCAGCCGGCGCCTCCGTCGCCGTCGATATCGGGCGATCGTCTTCCTCGACATGATCGTCCTGTCCGTACGCCGGACGTTCCCACCCGCGATCACGCGTAACGAGGTTGTCTCGCTCCATGCGGTTGATTGATATTTCCCGTGGGCTCTCGCCAGCGACGGCCGTTTGGCCCGGCGACCAGACCTTCGAGTGGACTTGGACGACTCGGTTGAAGGAGGGAGGGTCGGTAAATCTCGGGTCCATCACGCTTAGTACGCATACCGGCTCTCACGTCGATGCGCCCCTTCATACTCGGTCGGACGGGGCGAACACAAGTGCCCTTGAACTGGAGTCGTTCGTTGGAGCGGCCGAGGTAGTGGACGTGCGGGAAGCCGACACGATCCGGCCCAGCCACGTCCCGAACAATCCTCCCGCTCGGGTGCTGTTTAAAACGTCGGCCAGTACCCTTTCCAAAACCGAGTGGCCCACCCGCATTGCGCCGATCGCGCCGGCCACCGTCGAGGTGCTCACAGAGCGAAATGTCGACCTCATCGGAACCGATGCACCTTCCGTCGATCCACTCGACAGTACGACCCTTCCGGCCCATCACGCCCTGATCGAGGCCGGAATTCTCAACATCGAAGGCCTTGTCCTTGCCGATGTGTCGCCGGGACGGTATAGTCTTTTGGCCCTTCCCCTCAAGCTGGAAAAAGCAGATGCCGCTCCCGTCCGGGCTGTTCTTGGAGAGGTGTCCCTTTTGGGGTAGCTTGCCGGGAACGCGGCATTATTTTCATTTTGGTTTTCCTGATCACTGTTCACCATCACTAGGACTACGCCCTTTATGGATCTCTTCAATCGTGATGAACTGCGACGCCTCGCGGAGTTGCAGGACGACGTTTGCATTTCTCTGTATCTGCCGACGTACCGCAACGAGTCGGACTGGTCGCAGAACACGACTCGACTGAAGAATTTGCTCGGGGAAGCCCGAGACCAGCTCCGCAATCAGGACTACCGAGAGGACCTGATCGACGAGATCCTCGCGGATGCACGGCAGCTCCTCGATCGTCCCGGGTTTTGGCGACAAAGTATTGGGGACGGGCTCGCAGTCTTCATCACGCCGGAGACGACCGAGCGCTTCCGACTACCGCTCTCGTTTGATGAAATTGCTATTGTCGGCGACCGATTTCATCTAAAACCGCTGTTTCCCCTCATCGCAGCAAACAATCGATTTTACCTGCTCGGCCTCAGCCAGAACGATGTCCGGCTGTATCAGGGCACGCACCAGTCGATCAGCGAGATTCGGCGGTCAGAAATTCCCTCTAACATCGTCGAAGCAATTCGGCAGTACGAGGAGTCGGAGCAGCAGATTCAGTCGCACGTTCAGAACCGTGCATCCGAACCCGATGGACAACGGATGGATGCGGCCTTTCATGGGCACGGGGGGGGAGACGCTGACGACATGAGTGCAGAACCGCAGGATGAATTGAAGCGATTCTTTCGCGAGGTAGACGAAAGTGTCAGTGACTACATCAGTGGGGAGGAGGTGCCACTTGTGTTGGCCGGCGTATCAGAATACTTGCCGCTATACCGAGAGGTGAACAGCTATTCGCACCTTATTGAGGACGACCTTGTGTCCGGCAACCCGGAGTCTCTTGATGTTCAAGAGCTCCACGGCAAAGCATGGTCCATTGTGGAGCCGGTCTTCCAGGAGCAGGAACGTGACGAGCTGGAGCGATTTGAGCAGCTCTACTACCAGAATGAGGACATGGCCTCCGACGACTTCCACGAAATCATTCCGGGGTGTGCCTACAGCCGTGTGGACACGCTCTTCGTGCCCGTGGGAGAATACCGGTGGGGCCGGTTCGATGCAGACACCAATACCGTAGAGGTCCACGAATCCCAGCAGCCGGGTGATGGGGACTTGCTCAATTATGCGGCTGTCTCTGCGTACCTAAATGGTGCAACCGTGCACGCACTCAACCCAGAGAATATGCCGGGAGGACGGAGCATTGCCGCCACGTTTCGGTATCGTGCGGACGTCTCTGCTGCTGAAAGTGGCTGAGCTTCGGGTCCTAAAACAGTCGACAATCCGGCCTCCTCTGTGTACAAACAGGGGAGGCTTTTTTTGGAGCAAGGTATACCAACCAATTCTCTATTCATGATAAAACACGTTATCGTAGTTCAAGTGACTTGACCAGGATGGTCGTATCTGTTTTATTGATAAAAGAGGTTATCAATAGATAGATGGTGCGCGCCATGCCCACTCTCAGCAATTTTTTGAGTGAGTTCGACTCCAAGCATACGCGACGAGCCTATCGAACGGATCTCCATCGGTTTTTGCGGGAAATGGAGATGGAGGCCGATGCGGCCGATTTCGCGCAGATCGACACCAAAGAGATTGAGGCGTTTCTTGGCACACTTAAGGAGGAGGGCTTGTCAACCTCGACAATTCGGCGACGAATGGCGGCCGTGCGTCGCTTTTTCGACTGGCTCGTCTCGATGGGGCATTTGTCTAATAACCCGTGTCGGGCGGCCTCCCTGACTGTATCAGCGTCCGAGGAGAAGGCACAGTCGCCCGCTGTTCTGACAAAAGAGGATCTCCGCGCGCTTCAACGCGCTGCGGACGACAATACACGGACTGGGACGCGCGATCGAGCGCTCGTTCTGCTGATTGTGTACGGGGCCCTTCGCCGAAGCGAGGTTGCCTCGCTTCACCTGGAGGATGTCCGACCGTTAGGTCGACACTGGGTCATCGATTTGCCTCGACGAGGCCAAGTGCCGGGAGGCTACATCAAAATTCCGGAGCGAGGAGCCGAGGCTGTACAGGATCTGGTTGAGGTCTACGGCGAAGAAACCGGTCCTCTCTGGCGATCCTTCAGCAATCGAAATTGGGGAGAACAGATGAGCCCGGATGCGTTGTACAAACGGGTTCGACAGTTAGGCAAAAAGGCAAACCTCGAGAACGTGGACATCCAGACGCTTCGCCGCTCCGCGTTACATTTAGCGTCGGATGCAGGAGCATCTCTCGAACAAATTCGCGACCATGCCCGACTCCAACGCGGGACGTCAGCGGTAGCGTATACTGGTGACACCTCGGAAGCCTCTCGACTACAGTCAACCGCAGTGGACTTCCTGGAAATAGATGTTTAGACACACAACCTGGTTCCTCTATCCGGCGTCTTGGCGACGAAACAAAATAAACGTTTTGTTTCGTTCTCTCTTAGAGACTGCTTGCTCGTTATGGTCGTCCACGCACACGGCCTCCGTCTCTCTTTTCCGTCTTCTTTACGTGAATCCTCGTCATGCCTGACCCTGATTCCCAAAATACGAAGGTGCCCACCTCGCCGGGGTCCACTGACAAAATCACTACGACGGAAGATGCTCATCGCGACCCTGAGCGTCTTCCATACAATGCTCCGGACGATGGGCAAAGTGCGATTACGTCCGACCAAACCCTCGTGCGCCGATGGCTTGCCGAAAAAAGTTCGGGCACGCAGGAAGAGTATGCGCGCGACCTTGAGCGATTCGTAGACTTTGTCGACCTGCCACTTCGGTACGTCACGCTCGGCCATCTCCAGGAGTACCGGGAGCATCTTGCAGATCAGGGATATGCTCCCTCCACCCAAAAACGAAAGCTTTCGTCAATCAAGAGCATCTTTACGTTTGGTACGAAGCTCCGATATTTTGCTCATAACGTAGGAGCTGCTCTTTCGACTCCGCAGGCTCGAGAAAAACGGGCAGAGCGAATCCTCTCCGAGGCGGACCTGTGGGCGATCCTTCGTGATGAGAAAGACCTTCGCAATCACGTTCTGCTTCGGCTGTTTTACGCGTCTGGCGGACGCGTTTCGGATGTTGTAGATCTTCGATGGCGGGATTTAAAGGATCGCCCCGATCTGGAAGGCCCAGATGGACGCCCGGGTGGACAAATCACATTTTACGGCAAGGGCGACAAAACACGATCCGTGACCTTGTACAGTAAGGTATGGGCACTCATCGTGCGGCTTCACGAAGAAGAGTCCGAAGATGGGTATGGAGCGGCCGACGATCCCGTCTTTCGCTCTCAAAAAGGTGGAGGGCTTTCTCGAACACAGATCTGGCGAATTGTGAAGAAGGCAGCGACCCGTGCCAGCGTGAAACTGACAGAAAAGACGCGTTCGGACGGCGTCGTCAAGCGGGATGAAGACGGGAATCCAATTATGACCTCTCAGGTGTCTCCCCACTGGTTTCGGCATGCTCACGCCTCGCATGCTCTCCAGAAGGGTGCGGATCTGGAACTAGTACGTGAGACCCTTGGACATGAGAGCATCGAGACCACCAAAACCTATCTCCACGCTCACCCCGGCAAGTCGTCCTCCTATTATGTGGACGATGCTCCAGACTATGATGGGTAAGATCGACTCACTTCTTCTTTGCTAATACATCCATTTGGTGAGCGATATATATGAGCTCACGATGATCGATTTGCTGACGCCGGGTCTCGATCCAGCGTCGAAAATCATTCGAATCGATTTCTGAATGACCAGATAGCTCTTCTTCAATAAAGTGTATAATATGATGCAAAAAATAAGCCTCTTCACTTGGGTATGCGTTGCCTCGTGGAAACACGACCCAGTCCGAAGATCCGGCCGATAGCACCTCATTATCCATTTGGCGGAGAGTTGTAAGCAGTCGACGACCCGTATAGGCGCGAGGTCCTTCCTCGCTGCTGTCGGGCGTCATGCTATTATGGTAGAGTCGCTCGATTTTCTCGTCGAGTTGGGGGGAAACCACAGGTTCAAATCCGGTGACTCCATCGAAGTGAATTGGCAAATACCAGAGCCCCCTGGGTGTCAGTAGTGGACGAAGAGACGACAATATATTCGACAAGTCAAAAAGGTCGAGGACAGCTTGAGCAATGACGACATCGAATAAGGCTATCTTAGAATCCTCTGCGTACCTGTAGATGTCGTCTTTGACGAGCGTGAGTCGGACGTCGAAGTGTGCATCAGACAGGCGAACCCCATCCTCCGTCGAGGAGATCTGGTATCCCTGCTCCCGCCCCCACTTGGATACGTTTTGACGGGTCGCTTGGATATTGTCCTGTTCCCGATCGACAAGCGTGTATCGGAGAGAATGGAACCTAGTCTCGTCGAGCGCCTCAACGACCCGCTCAAAGGTGGCCCCGACGCCCCCTCCCACCTCCAAAATTCGGAGCGATGAAGAATCATCAGGAAGAGCCTCCAAAAAGTCGGTCCAGACCTGGCGATTTAACGCCCGGGCGTCAATGGACCGCTTTGCATTGAGGTATCGAGGATATGAATACGAGTCAGGTTCAATCACTGTGGACTCCTTCGGTGGAATACGATGCCCAGGCTTCCTCATCCTCCCAAATCCGAACCGTGATTCCGGTTGTTGCGTCGAGAGACAAGCGGTCCTGGAGCGAGATACAAACGATTCGAGAGAAGTGTTCGATGCTGGGATTTCGGCCCTCAAACTCTGGGAGATCATTCAGGGTCGAATCTCGATAACGGGCAACGATCTGGTCCAGGGCCTCCTCCACGTCAACAATATCAACAAGATATCCATGGTCATTTAGCTCTTTTCCTTTTAGAAGAACTTCGACCCCAAAATGATGGGAATGCCACTCATTCTCAGGGCCGCAATCAGGAACCGTGAGGTAGTGTTGCGCGACAAAGTCGCGATGTACACGGAGGGTATACATAATGTGCTATTTATACCGAAAAACAGGCTGTAATATTTTTTGCTCTTTCATATCCAGTCGGCGATATATTGATGGGGCCTCTTCCACTGGACGTGATTCTGTGACGAGATCTCCGGGCTGAAGAGAGGCCAGAACATTCAAAACAACAGACATGCGGCGACTCTTTGTCCACCGTCCCTGATAGTTGGGATCTACGGTACTGACCTGGCTAGACTTCAACTGGATGCGCGAGCGATGAAATCGGCCGCCGAGTTGAAGTGAAGCGTCTTTTTTTCCATACCAGGACCCGATGACGACCCGGCCATCGAAGCCTGTGACTGAGATTGCGTCATCTAGTACGGAAGGGGTCCCCGTGAGCTCATAGACGAGATCGGCCCCTTCGAAGTCGTTGTTTTCAATCTGCGAGGCACTCGCGGAGACGTTAAGCACATCAAGCAAGAGATCCCAGTCCTCCGCTGGATCAAACGAGCGGTCTGCCCCCCACTCCGCTGACAAGCGACGACGGGCCGAGAGGGGCTCGATTGTGTAGCATGCAACTGGATGACGGCTCAAAAGAGCTGTTGTGAGAAGTCCTACTACGCCTTGTCCAAAAACAGCAACTCGTTCTCCCATCATGGGACGGCCGTCCATCACGAGGTTAACGGCCGTTTCAACATTCGGAATCATGGCTCCGTCCGCTACCGACACCTCTTCTGGTAGAGGGATGAGTTGCGCCGGCGTCGTAATGAAATGTGATGTATGCGGCTGGAAAGCAAACACACGCTGGCCCGTCCACCGATGAGCAACTCCCGTCCCACACTTTTCCACCCGTCCAACGGCCGAGTAGCCGTAGGTGAGCGGGAATTCCAAGTCTCCAGAAAGTGAGTCAATCTCCGTATCGGCTTGCAGAGTAGAAGGAGCATCCCCCTGATAAAGTAGACGTTCAGTCCCCGGACTCACGGCCGTCATCAGGGTGCGAACGCGCACTTCCCCGGCGCCCGGATCGGGAACCGAATCTGACACGACCTCAACCGTGCGTGGGGCCTGGAACGTAACCGTGCGGCGACTGCCCTCACTCATAACGCATACACCAAACTACAGAGGAGATCAACGACTCCCATTACGGCTTATTCGGGCCACACCGGCATGCCCTCAAGCACAAGATCCTTTCCCAACCATCGGTACCGAACGTGGTCAAGCTCCGGAAACGAAGAGGCCTCCGCGTCGTCAGTGTCGGAAGCGAGAGTCGAAAGTGCCCTCTGACCGCCCACAAACATTGGCGCGACAGTCAAGATAAGATGGTCGACCATCTGTTGGCGCATGAAGCTGGAGATCACCTCTGTCCCCCCTTCAACCATAACACTCTCCACGCCCCGTTCAGCAAGATCTTCCATGAGTGGATCGAGACAAATCCCCCGGGGATCACACGAGAGACGAACCACAGTCGCTCCCTCCGCTTCGAGAGCGTGCTTACGGTCATCCGGTGCTTTGTCATTGGTGGCTATGATCGGCTTTGGGCCCTCCCGGGAAAGCAGACGCGCATCCGTTGGGAATCGCAACTGCGAGTCGAGTACAACTGGGGTCGGATGCTTCCCAGACGAGTGCCGAACATTCAAACGAGGATCATCGGACAGAACCGTGCCGATACCGACCAGAATTGCGTCGTGTGTCGCGCGGAGTTGGTGCGTGAACGACATCGACTCGGATCCGCTAATCGCCAAGGGGGATCCGTCGTCCGTAGCAATTGACCCATCCAGACTCTGGGCGTATGTAAGCGTGACGAAGGGGCGACCCGTCGTTTGAAAGTGCTCCGTCGCCCGTTGCTGTAGGGCCTGCACGTCCGTTCCATGTGCGTTATCCCGCTTGCCGTCGTGGAGCGGACCGAGTTCCAGAAGATGCCGCATTCGGTCCACCTTCGTCTGGAGGTACTCGGTGTTATGTTGATTCAGATGCGGCTGCAGGGGAACGCGATCGGAGACGTCAATTCCATGTGCCTCAAGGCTCTCAATCTTTTCCGGGTTATTGGTCAAGAGTCGAATCGACGGGATTTCGAGATCCTGGAGAATGTGGGCACCGATCGAATAATCGCGCTCATCGGCCCCATGGCCCAGCAATCGATTGGCCTCGACCGTGTCGTATCCTTCATCTTGAAGGTCGTATGCCCGAAGCTTATTAAGAAGTCCGATGCCCCGTCCCTCCTGGCGGAGGTATAAAAGCACCCCGCCTCCCTCCTCCGCAATGCGTCGCATCGACGCATTCAGTTGTTCGCCGCAGTCACAGCGGAGAGATCCCAGCACGTCTCCTGTGAAGCACTCAGAATGGACGCGGACGAGAACATTCTCTTGTCCTTCGACCTCCCCATAAATGAGCGCGAGGTGATCTTTATCGTCGGCACTGTTTTCGTACAGTGACAGCGTAAATTCCCCATCGATGGTGGGAATCCGGGTGCTCGTCAACCGGTGAACAGACAACGTTTCCATGAGGGGACGGCCGTGTGCTTGAGAACCGTAACGTCTCCCACAATTTTGGGGGACTGAAGGGACAGCGCTCAATGTGAGAACACTGTTGCTTGTTTCTACTGGGCGTGCCCCAGAAGGGTTTGTTTCTGAACCGTCCATTTTCGAGTTTAGAGAAAGCAATAACAGCATCCTGGAGGGTCATAGCACTGCGGCGATCTCCAAACGGGAAAACGTTTCGCCCCCCCCAAGGGTATAGCTGTTCTCCGGTTGTTTTCTTTCCCAGTGGATTTTGAATACCATAGAATGAGCTTCCACCCCATCGTTGTCGGAGCGCTCTACCCTGGTATCACTCGTGGGTTGAGTGCAGATCTTCTCGTCTCACAAGCGCTTGGCGGTCAGGGGCTTCCGGTATGCACGGCACACGTCGTGGCTGGCCGAGGTGTCGTGACCGACGTACTGAATGTGCCGACGGATACGGTCTCTGCACAGCTCGAGCATCTTGCCAATACAGAATCGCCAACCGCCGCGAAAGTCGGGATTGTGGGTGATGCCCCGACGGTTGAGACTACCTTTGATCATTTGGAAACGCTAGACGGTCCGGTGCTTCTTGATCTCACCCTGAGCGGGCCGAGTGGGGAAGACGTTCTCGGGCAGCGGGGATTGGAAGCCCTCGTCAACCATCTCCACGCCCCGGATCTCGTTACGCTTCGAAAGACCGATGCATCGCTCGTCGCAGGAATGGAAATTCCCAGTCTCGACGACGCTCAGGTGGCTGTCCAACGTATTGCCCAGCAGGGTGCCGACCGCGTCCTCCTGCGGTGTGGTCAGCTCTCCACACACCACTTCGACACGAAGTCGGAGCCGCCCGAATACGCTGTTGACTTATACTATGATGGCGACGATATTGCTCTATTCGAAGCCCCGTTTCTGGATCATTTGGGTTCGCTCCACGGCGCCTCAAGTGGATTGACCCTCTCCCTGCTTCAAATGCTTCAGGAGAAGACCTCGTTGTCCGAGGCGCTTCAGAAAGCAAAGGGACAAGTAACGGAAGCGCTTCGAGCGGCTCAGGATGTAGACGAGCCGTCCCAGCCCCAAGCCTTCTTTGATGCATTTCATCCGCACTACGAACTGCCGACGCCGAAGACGGATGAGGATGAGGCGGTGAACTCCTGAATCGATTTGCCTCCTTCCTTCCCCGTACGCGCGATTCTTTCAGACTTGCATCCATTCCTATGCCCCAAGACGAGCGGGATCAGGATAAGACCACAATTTACGATGTAGCCGAGCACGCCGGGGTCGCAATTTCGACCGTGTCTCGAGTGCTTAACAACTCTCAGGATGTCTCGGATGCAACCCGAGAGAAGGTGATGAAAGCCATCCGAGAACTTCAGTTTCGCCCGAACCGAACAGCCAAATCTCTCGCCCAGCGGGCGACGCGCACCATTGCCGTGGCGGTCCCAACGTTCACCACCCCCTTTCACAACGAGTTTCTGAAGGGCGTTCGGGACCGGTTGGATGATGCCGATATCGACCTGCTTCTTTGCGATCTGGATTGGGAGGCCCCACGGGCAACGCTGTTGAATTTCCTCGAACGAGGAGCAATGGATGGGCTGATTGTCGCAGGCCTTCCCATCAACGAGGAAACGGCCGAGGATCTCCTTACGCTCGGTGCCCCAGTGGTTCTGATTGGAAGCTCGTGGCCTCCGCTCGACTCCTTCTACTGGGACGAAGAGCCCGGGGCTCGCCTCGCGGTGAATCACCTGATCGAGCAGGGACATACGCGGATCGGGATGATTACAACCCCTCATGATAACCGCCTTCGGAATGCTCGTGTGAATGGATACAAGCAGGCCCTCGAACAGGCTGGCATCGAGTACGATGAACGTCTCGTCGTGCACGGACAAACCCGAAAACACGACGGGTTTAGTGAAGAGTCTGGGTACGAAGCTATGACAGAACTGCTTTCCCTCGACGAGCCGGTGACGGCCGTCTTTGCGAGCAGCGACGTCCAGGCCATTGGGGCCTGGCAGGCAATCCGCAAGGCGGGCTACGAAGTGCCCGACGACTTCAGCCTCGTAGGATATGATGACATCAAGGTGAGCCGCTTTATTGGCCTCACCAGCGTTGCGCAAAACATGCACTATGTCGGGGAACGTGCGACCGACGTTCTGCTGAACCGCCTGGACAACACCGGCTCCGACGAACCGGTTTCCGAACTGGTCGAACCAGAACTGAAGGTTCGAAAATCGAGCCAACGCCCCGACGACTAATTCTCGTCTCTCTTGCACCGCTGTTTTTGACTGACTGCCTTCCTCATGGACCGCGACCTCATTCGTCAGCAACTCGACCATACCCTCACCGCCACCCATTTCGACGACTTAGGAACCCGATACCAGGGCAAAGTTCGGGACACCTATCGCCAGGACGACCGGTTGATTCTGGTTACGAGTGATCGAATTTCGGCCTTCGATCACATTCTCGCCCAAACAATCCCTTTTAAGGGCCAAGTGCTGAATCAAACGGCGGCCTACTTCTTCGATGCAACCGACGACCTCGTGCCGAACCACGTGATCGAGGTTCCGGATCCAAACGTGACAATTGCCCGGGCGTGTGAACCGATTCCGATCGAGTTCGTGGTGCGCGGATACCTTGAGGGACACGCCTGGCGCGAATACGATAGCGGGGCCCGGTCGCTCTGTGGCCAGTCCCTTCCGGATGGGCTTCAGCAGAGCGAAAAACTTCCCTCTCCCATTGTGACACCGACCACCAAGGCGGAAGAGGGCCACGATCAGGATGTGACCCGAGAAGAGGCCATTGCGAGCACCGACGTTTCTGCGGCTGAATACGACCAGTTGGAAGAGTGGGCCCTCGCCTTGTTTGATCGAGGAAGCGAAATGGCCGCGGAGCAGGGGCTGCTTCTCGTAGATACCAAGTACGAGTTTGGGCGTGCTTCCGACGGCTCCTTTGTCTTAATTGACGAGGTACATACACCCGATTCCTCGCGCTACTACTACAAGGACGGGTACGAGGACCGCCTCGAAGACGGCATTCCTCAACAGCAGCTTTCCAAGGAGTTTGTACGAGAGTGGCTCATGGATCACGACTTTCAGGGACGCGAGGGCGAAGAGATGCCCGACCTTCCCGATGCGTTCCGCGTCAAGGTTGCGGAGCGATACATTGAACTGTACGAGACCGTGACCGGACTCACGTTCAAGCCGGACCCCCATGAGGATCCCGAGCGTCGCATCCACGAAGCTCTCGGAGCGTACGTTCAGTCGGCGGAATAGCCCTCTTTTTGCCGCTTTCCTTCTTCAAGAAAAGCGCCGTGAAAGCAACGGCGCTTTTTTATTTTAATGGGTTGTGCGTCGCTCCGGCCCGGATGCAGTTTGCTCCGTGACGTACGTTTCCGGTCGACGATCCCCAAGAGTATCGTTGTAACGGTTAATGTCGCGGCTGCGCGCCTCATGCGGATCAAACGATTCGATTGCGATCTCCACCTCGTCACGAGGGCCACGGTGCAGAATATCGCCCGTGGGGGCACAGATTTCGCTCATCCCGATAAAGGTCAACGACTCCGTCTCATTCGTCTCCGTCCCGAATCGATTGGCCGTGATGGTGTAGACGTGATTCTCACGGGCTCGTACCGGCATAGAATCCGGGCAATGAGGCAGGACTAGATTGGACGGGTGAGCGATCACATCTGCCCCTTGCAGGGCTAAGCTCCGCGCAGCCTCTGGAAAGTACCAGTCGAAGCACACCATCATGCCTAGCATGTAGGACGTCCCATCTCGGGTGGATGCCTCGAAGACAGGGAAGCCGAGATTGCCAGGCTCAAATCGCTCTGTTTCCTCGTAAAAGAGATGGACCTTTCGGTACGTTTCCGTGGATCCATCCGGCCGAACGAGTACAGCACTGTTGTAGAACACCTCCCCATCCCGCTCGGCAAGCCCCGCTACGAGTGTAGTACCGGTTGCAGAGGCCCATTC is part of the Salinibacter sp. 10B genome and encodes:
- a CDS encoding phosphoribosylaminoimidazolesuccinocarboxamide synthase yields the protein MDRDLIRQQLDHTLTATHFDDLGTRYQGKVRDTYRQDDRLILVTSDRISAFDHILAQTIPFKGQVLNQTAAYFFDATDDLVPNHVIEVPDPNVTIARACEPIPIEFVVRGYLEGHAWREYDSGARSLCGQSLPDGLQQSEKLPSPIVTPTTKAEEGHDQDVTREEAIASTDVSAAEYDQLEEWALALFDRGSEMAAEQGLLLVDTKYEFGRASDGSFVLIDEVHTPDSSRYYYKDGYEDRLEDGIPQQQLSKEFVREWLMDHDFQGREGEEMPDLPDAFRVKVAERYIELYETVTGLTFKPDPHEDPERRIHEALGAYVQSAE
- a CDS encoding nitrilase-related carbon-nitrogen hydrolase — translated: MKAGYLQFAPQYLRPTENRDAVADHISTLDADLLVLPELFTSGYFFQSQAHLQEVAEPIPDGTTTQALREWASATGTTLVAGLAERDGEVFYNSAVLVRPDGSTETYRKVHLFYEETERFEPGNLGFPVFEASTRDGTSYMLGMMVCFDWYFPEAARSLALQGADVIAHPSNLVLPHCPDSMPVRARENHVYTITANRFGTETNETESLTFIGMSEICAPTGDILHRGPRDEVEIAIESFDPHEARSRDINRYNDTLGDRRPETYVTEQTASGPERRTTH
- a CDS encoding LacI family DNA-binding transcriptional regulator — translated: MPQDERDQDKTTIYDVAEHAGVAISTVSRVLNNSQDVSDATREKVMKAIRELQFRPNRTAKSLAQRATRTIAVAVPTFTTPFHNEFLKGVRDRLDDADIDLLLCDLDWEAPRATLLNFLERGAMDGLIVAGLPINEETAEDLLTLGAPVVLIGSSWPPLDSFYWDEEPGARLAVNHLIEQGHTRIGMITTPHDNRLRNARVNGYKQALEQAGIEYDERLVVHGQTRKHDGFSEESGYEAMTELLSLDEPVTAVFASSDVQAIGAWQAIRKAGYEVPDDFSLVGYDDIKVSRFIGLTSVAQNMHYVGERATDVLLNRLDNTGSDEPVSELVEPELKVRKSSQRPDD